The following coding sequences are from one Panicum hallii strain FIL2 chromosome 5, PHallii_v3.1, whole genome shotgun sequence window:
- the LOC112896029 gene encoding transcription factor MYBS1-like has protein sequence MTTLSTTTAAAWTREEDKAFENAVAAAAAPPADGPPDDGWFTALAASVPARTAEEVRRHYEALLEDVASIEAGRVPLPRYAGEESSAATPDSAAGAASTPKDGGGGGGHRREERKSVVDVGKSCSKAEQERRKGIPWTEEEHRLFLLGLDKFGKGDWRSISRNFVISRTPTQVASHAQKYFIRLNSMNRDRRRSSIHDITSVTAGEVAAAGAPITGGPAAAGAMPMGPAGMKHHHPGPPMGMYGHAPMGHPVAGHMVAPAAVGTPVMFPPGHSPYVVPVGYPAPPAKMHQ, from the exons ATGACCACTCTGTCAACGACGACCGCGGCGGCGTGGACCAGGGAGGAGGACAAGGCGTTCGAGAACGCGGttgcggccgccgcggcgccgcccgccgatgGGCCGCCTGACGACGGCTGGTTCACGGCGCTCGCTGCGAGCGTGCCGGCGCggacggcggaggaggtgcgGCGGCACTACGAGGCGCTGTTGGAGGACGTGGCCTCCATAGAGGCCGGCCGCGTCCCGCTCCCGCGCTACGCCGGGGAGGAGTCCTCCGCCGCCACGCCTGACAGCGCCGCCGGTGCTGCGTCCACGCcgaaggacggcggcggcggagggggccaCCGGCGCGAGGAGCGGAAGAGCGTCGTCGACGTGGGGAAGAGCTGCTCCAAGGCGGAGCAGGAGCGGCGCAAGGGCATCCCGTGGACGGAGGAAGAGCACAG GTTATTCTTGCTGGGGCTGGACAAGTTTGGCAAGGGCGACTGGCGGAGCATCTCGCGCAACTTCGTCATCTCGCGGACGCCGACGCAGGTGGCGAGCCACGCGCAGAAGTACTTCATCCGCCTCAACTCCATGAACCGCGACCGGCGCCGCTCCAGCATCCACGACATCACCAGCGTCACCGCGGGCGAggtcgcggcggccggcgccccGATCACgggcggccccgccgccgcgggcgcgaTGCCGATGGGGCCCGCGGGCATGAAGCACCACCACCCGGGGCCGCCGATGGGCATGTACGGGCACGCGCCCATGGGCCACCCCGTCGCCGGCCACATGGTGGCGCCCGCGGCCGTCGGCACGCCCGTCATGTTCCCGCCGGGTCACTCGCCCTACGTCGTGCCGGTGGGCTACCCGGCGCCACCGGCCAAGATGCACCAATGA